In the Candidatus Methylomirabilota bacterium genome, one interval contains:
- a CDS encoding branched-chain amino acid ABC transporter permease translates to MTELVQAVVNGLQMGLLYALVAVGLAIIWGLMEMVNFAHGEFMMLGMFGAWWLSSTLGWDPLVAMVPVALAIYGLGVLTYSQLMRRVQRGDAFAQIFATVGLLLFLQNGVVALFTSDYRFVSDTVLSHLSGVQLSVLGIKLGVPLLLAGLLALALFIALYLLVDRTEFGLALQATSEDRDAAMLVGIRPQKMFAVAWGLGAALVGIAGVILANFFSVYPQVGLSFTVLAYAIVALGGFGSILGTLCAALLVGVVQSVTVVYLPPAFKDAFVFGSYLLIGLFRPQGLFGRF, encoded by the coding sequence GTGACCGAGCTCGTCCAGGCCGTCGTCAACGGCCTCCAGATGGGGCTGCTCTACGCCCTCGTGGCGGTGGGGCTGGCCATCATCTGGGGGCTGATGGAGATGGTCAACTTCGCCCACGGCGAGTTCATGATGCTCGGGATGTTCGGGGCGTGGTGGCTTTCCAGCACGCTCGGCTGGGATCCGCTGGTGGCGATGGTGCCGGTGGCGCTGGCCATCTACGGACTGGGCGTGCTGACCTACAGTCAGCTCATGCGTCGGGTACAACGTGGCGACGCCTTCGCGCAGATCTTCGCCACAGTGGGGCTGCTGCTCTTCCTCCAGAACGGCGTGGTGGCGCTCTTCACCAGCGATTACCGCTTCGTGTCCGACACGGTCCTCTCTCACCTCTCCGGGGTGCAGCTCTCGGTGCTCGGCATCAAGCTGGGGGTGCCGCTGCTCCTGGCCGGCCTCCTCGCCCTGGCGCTCTTCATCGCGCTCTACCTGCTCGTGGATCGCACGGAGTTCGGCCTGGCGCTGCAGGCGACGTCCGAGGATCGTGACGCCGCCATGCTCGTGGGCATCCGGCCGCAGAAGATGTTCGCGGTGGCGTGGGGCCTGGGCGCCGCGCTCGTGGGTATCGCGGGCGTCATCCTCGCGAACTTCTTCTCCGTGTACCCGCAGGTGGGCCTGTCCTTCACCGTGCTCGCCTATGCGATCGTGGCCCTCGGCGGCTTCGGGAGCATCCTCGGCACGCTGTGCGCCGCGCTCCTGGTCGGCGTGGTCCAGAGCGTGACCGTGGTGTACCTCCCGCCCGCCTTCAAGGACGCGTTCGTGTTCGGCTCCTACCTC
- a CDS encoding ABC transporter substrate-binding protein has protein sequence MRGIRILVPVLVAIIVVGGLALERAEPQAPKEVLIGVLLPLTGNFASLGQQYLWANQTVEDIVNNDYADLNVPLGPGKGFPGLGGATLKLVVRDDQSRGDLARTLVEQLITVNKVHWVDGEGTSGNTSIIQPVVEGYGIPLSCHACASPTLTEKGFKWFWRTGPHDRVMVDSVFRFLQEWPKNGGPTDLKTVAVFTCDNLFCQDNHKIALEHAAKAGFKVVADLTTKTGATTLASEVQRLQSANPDILFFVQYPAESAVFQADAKRAGWMPRVIATSNGCYSDQTWLEAQKKTNGGAGWLGRDPTAIDLASKKPSWKKVNEIYKKYSRGQDMGELAMRQVTGMLWVADTINRAKSVEPAVLAKAAADTNTPPDQMIIDYKGIRFDKTNQNELATGVVTQIGWDGEKHTIWPWDLAKQAGYTPVYPSPTWQERDAKPKPAK, from the coding sequence GTCCCTGTCCTGGTGGCCATCATCGTGGTGGGAGGCCTCGCGCTCGAGCGGGCCGAGCCCCAGGCGCCCAAGGAAGTTCTGATCGGCGTGCTCCTCCCTCTTACCGGAAACTTCGCGAGCCTCGGCCAGCAGTATCTCTGGGCCAACCAGACCGTCGAGGACATCGTGAACAACGACTACGCGGACCTCAACGTCCCCCTGGGGCCGGGCAAGGGGTTCCCCGGGCTCGGGGGCGCCACCCTGAAGCTGGTGGTGCGCGATGACCAGAGCCGCGGCGACCTCGCGCGGACGCTCGTGGAGCAGCTCATCACCGTCAACAAGGTGCACTGGGTCGACGGCGAGGGGACGAGCGGCAACACCTCCATCATCCAGCCGGTGGTCGAGGGCTACGGCATCCCGCTCTCCTGCCACGCCTGCGCCTCGCCCACGCTGACCGAGAAGGGCTTCAAGTGGTTCTGGCGCACGGGCCCGCACGATCGCGTCATGGTGGATAGCGTGTTCCGCTTCCTCCAGGAGTGGCCGAAGAACGGCGGACCCACGGATCTCAAGACGGTGGCGGTGTTCACCTGCGACAACCTCTTCTGCCAGGACAATCACAAGATCGCGCTCGAGCACGCCGCCAAGGCGGGCTTCAAGGTGGTGGCCGACCTCACCACCAAGACCGGCGCTACCACCCTGGCCTCCGAGGTGCAGCGGCTACAGTCGGCCAATCCCGACATCCTCTTCTTCGTGCAGTACCCGGCCGAGTCGGCGGTGTTCCAGGCCGACGCCAAGCGCGCGGGCTGGATGCCCAGGGTGATCGCGACCAGCAACGGCTGTTATTCCGATCAGACCTGGCTCGAGGCGCAGAAGAAGACCAATGGCGGCGCGGGGTGGCTGGGGCGGGATCCGACGGCCATCGACCTCGCCAGCAAGAAGCCCTCGTGGAAGAAGGTCAACGAGATCTACAAGAAGTACAGCCGCGGGCAGGACATGGGCGAGCTGGCGATGCGCCAGGTCACCGGCATGCTCTGGGTGGCGGACACGATCAACCGGGCCAAGTCCGTCGAGCCCGCCGTGCTCGCCAAGGCGGCCGCCGACACGAACACGCCCCCGGACCAGATGATCATCGACTACAAGGGCATCCGCTTCGACAAGACCAACCAGAACGAGCTGGCCACCGGCGTGGTGACGCAGATCGGCTGGGACGGCGAGAAGCACACGATCTGGCCGTGGGATCTCGCCAAGCAGGCCGGCTACACGCCGGTGTATCCGAGCCCGACCTGGCAGGAGCGGGACGCGAAGCCCAAGCCCGCGAAGTGA